One part of the Cellvibrionales bacterium genome encodes these proteins:
- the lpoB gene encoding penicillin-binding protein activator LpoB produces the protein MRLFTKAVTVAFTLTLLGGCASGGSKVGYVDATSVETVDESFGSSDLQQIAGKMVQDMLIFPPVVQATSGRRPVLYIDRIENKTTEHVDTESITDTIQSKMINSGKFRFVDMGRLNEISQQMAYQRKSGMVDQSTAVATGRGLGAEYALYGNLSSIVKRNGGTKSVYYKFTLKLQHIETQSIEWVGEKEIRKEANRSLFGS, from the coding sequence ATGCGTTTATTCACTAAAGCAGTAACCGTTGCCTTTACTCTCACTCTGCTCGGCGGCTGCGCGAGCGGTGGCAGCAAAGTTGGCTATGTCGATGCAACATCCGTTGAAACGGTTGATGAATCATTTGGATCATCAGACTTGCAACAAATTGCCGGCAAAATGGTGCAAGACATGTTGATTTTCCCGCCGGTAGTACAAGCTACCTCGGGTAGAAGACCTGTTCTGTATATCGATCGCATTGAAAACAAAACAACTGAACATGTCGACACAGAATCCATCACCGATACCATCCAATCCAAAATGATCAACTCTGGAAAATTCCGTTTTGTGGATATGGGTCGTTTGAACGAAATCAGCCAGCAGATGGCGTACCAAAGAAAAAGCGGCATGGTTGATCAAAGCACTGCCGTTGCAACGGGGCGCGGCTTGGGTGCGGAATATGCACTGTATGGCAATCTCTCCAGCATCGTAAAACGCAATGGCGGCACGAAAAGTGTTTATTACAAATTCACACTGAAATTGCAGCACATCGAAACCCAATCTATCGAGTGGGTTGGTGAAAAAGAAATTCGCAAAGAAGCCAACCGCTCTTTGTTTGGCTCATAA
- a CDS encoding DUF1425 domain-containing protein yields MKKLSYAGLLSLTLLAQGCAVQSASDIPPAERQYQTYLESRKPALLRQIGIVEVGHSSAGNIMRSQVALRNRGSSAEQFNYKFRWFDKAGLELDPEGAPWVPMSVLPGDVVRIQGLAPSPAAKSFRVIIDD; encoded by the coding sequence ATGAAAAAACTTTCTTATGCCGGCTTGCTGTCGCTAACGCTGTTAGCGCAAGGCTGTGCTGTGCAATCTGCCAGTGATATTCCACCCGCTGAGCGGCAATACCAGACTTATCTCGAATCCAGAAAACCTGCACTGCTGCGCCAAATTGGCATTGTGGAAGTGGGACACAGCAGCGCAGGCAACATCATGCGGTCGCAAGTAGCTTTACGAAACCGTGGTAGCAGCGCGGAACAATTTAATTATAAATTTCGTTGGTTCGACAAAGCTGGATTGGAGCTAGATCCAGAAGGCGCACCATGGGTTCCCATGTCTGTGTTGCCTGGCGATGTCGTGCGTATACAAGGCCTAGCACCGAGCCCTGCAGCAAAAAGTTTTCGCGTAATCATTGATGACTGA
- the waaF gene encoding lipopolysaccharide heptosyltransferase II produces MLNDTEKDVSAILVVGPAWVGDMVMAQVLFRLLKQQNPQCDIDVLAPAWSAPLLARMPEVRASFDLPLKHGEFSFSVRRNLGHALRGKYQQAILLPNSWKSALVPFFANIPRRTGWRGEMRYGVLNDVRVLDKQKYPLMIERFAALAFAENEKLPTSLPYPQLLIDDSEQQQALQKYALDLQKPVLALCPGAEFGPAKRWPEQHYASVASERIAAGDQVWVFGSQNDAEVAEAIRSALPSHQREFCLNLAGKTALAEAIDLLSCANAVVSNDSGLMHIAAALQRPLVAVYGSSSPQFTPPLSSDVEIVRSGIECSPCFQRECPLGHLKCLRDLSPQRVLDALDKLPKPVVIAA; encoded by the coding sequence ATGCTCAACGATACAGAGAAAGATGTCAGTGCTATCCTTGTTGTCGGCCCTGCTTGGGTCGGCGATATGGTGATGGCACAAGTGTTGTTTCGTTTGCTGAAACAGCAGAATCCGCAGTGTGATATTGATGTCTTGGCGCCCGCATGGAGCGCGCCGCTGTTGGCGCGCATGCCGGAAGTGCGTGCGAGTTTTGATTTGCCGCTGAAACACGGTGAATTTAGTTTTTCTGTACGCAGAAATCTTGGGCATGCGTTGCGTGGAAAATATCAGCAGGCGATTTTATTGCCCAACTCGTGGAAATCTGCACTGGTGCCATTTTTTGCCAATATTCCACGGCGCACAGGTTGGCGCGGTGAAATGCGCTACGGTGTGTTAAACGATGTGCGCGTGTTGGATAAACAAAAATATCCGCTGATGATAGAACGGTTTGCTGCATTGGCTTTTGCAGAAAATGAAAAATTACCCACGAGCTTGCCGTATCCACAATTGCTGATTGATGACAGTGAGCAACAACAGGCGTTGCAAAAATACGCGCTGGATTTACAGAAGCCTGTGTTGGCGCTGTGTCCGGGGGCGGAGTTTGGTCCGGCCAAGCGTTGGCCCGAACAACATTATGCGTCTGTCGCCAGTGAGCGTATTGCAGCGGGTGATCAGGTGTGGGTTTTTGGATCACAGAATGATGCCGAAGTGGCGGAAGCTATTCGATCCGCGCTGCCAAGTCATCAACGAGAATTTTGTTTGAATCTGGCTGGAAAAACCGCATTGGCGGAAGCAATTGATTTGTTGTCATGTGCGAATGCCGTGGTGAGTAATGATTCCGGTTTAATGCATATTGCTGCGGCGTTGCAAAGACCGTTGGTAGCAGTGTACGGTTCTTCGTCGCCGCAATTTACGCCGCCACTATCCAGTGATGTGGAAATTGTGCGTTCAGGTATTGAATGCAGCCCGTGTTTTCAGCGCGAATGCCCATTGGGGCATTTAAAATGTTTGCGTGATTTGTCGCCGCAACGCGTGTTGGATGCGTTGGATAAATTGCCAAAACCTGTGGTGATTGCAGCATGA
- the waaC gene encoding lipopolysaccharide heptosyltransferase I, with the protein MKRVLIVKTSSMGDVIHTLPAVSDACAAIPDIQFDWVVEEAFAEIPAWHPNVETVIPVAIRRWRKNLFRFIGSDEWTVFRHAIAAKKYDAVIDAQGLIKSALLTKLVKGTVYGYDRNTVREPLASLAYQKTFSVAKDQHAVERTRALFAQALAYEKPNTLPNYGIDRRRFGVQDESPYVLFLHGTTRDDKHWPDEYWQALCRLVCDSGMRVKLPWGSDAEHRRARSIAEMHPRAEVLSRTNIAGMAATIARARAVVAVDTGLGHLAAALAVPTLSLYGSTSPALVGAYGPNQFHLCAQECTRSHTKYVQPAVFAPLTPAIVFGRLTELLNQQEQDAR; encoded by the coding sequence ATGAAGCGCGTGTTGATTGTCAAAACATCTTCCATGGGCGATGTTATACACACGCTGCCTGCAGTGAGTGATGCTTGCGCTGCAATACCTGATATTCAGTTTGACTGGGTGGTGGAAGAAGCGTTTGCTGAAATTCCCGCGTGGCATCCCAATGTGGAAACGGTGATTCCTGTCGCTATTCGCCGTTGGCGCAAAAATCTTTTTCGTTTTATCGGCAGTGATGAGTGGACGGTATTTCGTCATGCTATCGCCGCCAAAAAATACGATGCGGTGATTGATGCGCAGGGTCTAATTAAAAGTGCCTTGCTGACAAAATTAGTGAAGGGAACGGTGTACGGGTATGACAGAAATACCGTGCGCGAGCCACTGGCGAGTTTGGCGTATCAAAAAACTTTTTCGGTAGCAAAAGATCAGCATGCAGTGGAAAGAACACGCGCGCTGTTTGCGCAAGCGCTTGCTTATGAAAAGCCGAACACGCTGCCAAATTACGGCATTGATCGCCGTCGTTTTGGTGTGCAAGACGAGTCGCCGTATGTGTTGTTTTTGCACGGCACTACGCGCGACGACAAACATTGGCCGGATGAATATTGGCAGGCGCTGTGTCGTTTGGTGTGTGATTCAGGTATGCGTGTGAAATTGCCGTGGGGGTCGGATGCGGAACATCGTCGTGCGCGCAGCATTGCGGAAATGCATCCGCGCGCGGAAGTGTTGTCGCGCACCAATATTGCCGGCATGGCAGCGACGATTGCGCGCGCGCGTGCCGTCGTTGCTGTGGACACAGGTTTGGGGCATTTGGCGGCGGCATTGGCGGTGCCCACCTTGTCTTTGTACGGTTCAACTTCACCCGCTTTGGTGGGTGCATACGGCCCCAATCAATTTCATTTGTGCGCACAAGAATGCACGCGCAGTCACACGAAATATGTGCAGCCAGCAGTGTTTGCGCCGCTGACACCAGCCATTGTTTTTGGGCGTTTGACGGAGTTATTAAATCAGCAAGAGCAGGATGCGCGATGA
- a CDS encoding glycosyltransferase family 4 protein, giving the protein MSIHAQQRSLHIAFALYRYFPFGGLQRDMLRIAHACVERGVSVKIFCAEWEGELPAGIAVERLPVSGFTNHARNRSFAEAVKKYLQREAVDLVVGFNKMPGLDVYYAADTCFKAKLMQERLPQLRFLPRYRQYLRDEKAVFGKDSHTKILAIAQRSVDEYEKYYAGAAQRCTVLPPGINPDRRAGVHALQQREDFRREWRLSENDRLLLSIGSGFRTKGVDRTIRALAALSPAILQRTRLMVIGQDRPDKFLRLAAQLGVEKNIQFLAGRDDIPQFLLGADVLLHPAYRENTGTVLLEAAVAGLPVLTTAVCGYSHYLRDYACGVVVDEPFSQGALNSALENMLQDDAQRAQWRENALRMAETADIY; this is encoded by the coding sequence ATGAGTATTCACGCGCAACAGCGCAGCTTACACATTGCGTTTGCGCTGTATCGCTACTTTCCTTTTGGCGGTTTGCAGCGCGATATGTTGCGTATCGCCCATGCCTGCGTAGAGCGCGGCGTCAGCGTAAAAATTTTCTGCGCCGAGTGGGAGGGTGAACTGCCTGCAGGAATTGCAGTCGAGCGCTTGCCGGTATCTGGTTTTACGAATCATGCGCGCAACCGCTCCTTTGCAGAGGCTGTCAAAAAATATTTGCAACGCGAAGCGGTGGATTTAGTGGTGGGGTTTAACAAAATGCCCGGCTTAGATGTGTACTACGCAGCGGATACCTGTTTTAAAGCAAAACTGATGCAGGAGCGTTTGCCGCAGTTGCGGTTTTTGCCGCGCTATCGCCAGTATTTGCGCGATGAAAAAGCGGTTTTTGGCAAAGACAGCCACACGAAAATTTTGGCGATTGCGCAGCGCAGCGTCGATGAATATGAAAAATACTATGCCGGCGCTGCACAGCGTTGCACGGTATTGCCCCCAGGTATCAATCCAGATCGCCGTGCCGGTGTGCATGCACTGCAACAACGAGAAGATTTTCGCCGAGAGTGGCGGTTATCAGAAAATGATCGTTTGCTGTTGTCGATAGGCTCCGGCTTTCGCACAAAGGGTGTGGATCGCACGATCCGCGCGCTGGCTGCATTGTCTCCCGCCATATTGCAGCGCACGCGCTTGATGGTGATAGGGCAGGATCGCCCCGACAAGTTTTTACGCTTGGCGGCGCAACTCGGTGTAGAAAAAAACATTCAGTTTTTAGCGGGGCGCGATGATATTCCGCAGTTTTTGTTGGGCGCTGATGTGCTGCTGCACCCTGCGTATCGCGAAAATACCGGTACGGTGTTGCTGGAGGCGGCGGTAGCGGGTTTGCCGGTGTTGACCACGGCGGTGTGTGGTTACAGCCACTACCTGCGCGATTACGCTTGCGGCGTGGTGGTTGACGAGCCTTTTTCACAAGGTGCATTGAATAGCGCGCTAGAAAATATGTTACAGGATGATGCGCAGCGCGCGCAGTGGCGTGAGAATGCTCTGCGTATGGCAGAGACAGCGGATATTTATTGA